TCCACGGAAATCAACGCCTTCAGAAATCGACTGGCCGGCGGTGAACTGTGTCTCGGTCCCGCCGTGACCTTCACGGATCCGGCCGTGACCGAGGCCCTGTGCGATTCAGCCGACTTCATCTGGATCGACACCGAGCACACGGCGATGAACCTGGAGACGGTCACGCGGCATCTGATGGCTGCGCGCGCGGGGGGCACCGCCGCGCTGGTCCGCGTGCCTTCGAGCGCCATAGGGCATGTCAAGCCCATCCTGGACGCCGGCGCGCCCGGGATCGTCGTCCCGCAGGTCCGTTCCGCCGCCGAGGTGCGAGGCGTGGTCGACGCATGTCGATACCCGCCCTCGGGAGACCGGGGCTTCGGACCCCATCGCCCGTCGAACTACGGACGGGCGTTTGCTGATTTCGACGCCTACGTCGACGACATGAACCGGGACCTCTTCGTCTCGGTCCAGATCGAGCATGTAGAAGCTTACCGTGAACTGGAGGCCATCGCGGCCATTCCCGGCCTGGACAGCCTGGTCATCGGGCCCGTGGATCTGAGCGGATCCATGGGCACCCTGGGGCGGCTCGAAGACGACGAGATCGTGACCGCCATGGAGCGGATCATCGACGTGGGGCACGAGGCGGGCCTCTCCATCGGCATGGGCATGGGATCGCAGTACGCCTTCGGCCGTCGCTGGAGCAGCCGGGGCGTAGACTGGATACAGGTTGACTGCGACTACAGCTACCTGATCAGTGGTTTCGAACGGGTCGCCGCCGGCGTCCGCGGCGACGGTTAGGCACGCCTTCAGAAAGGCTTCGGACTGGCTAACGATTCCCGCCGCACTTCATCGGAAGATCAACTCTACGTCCTGCGTACGGCGCCCGAACCGCTCGCGGACTTCTGTACCGCGGCGATGGCCGTGGTGGGACTCTCACGGACGGACGCCAGGCTGACGGCGGACGTCCTGATCCGCACCGACATGCGCGGGATCTACACGCATGGCACGGTCGCGTTGCGGCGATACGTACAATTGATGCGCGACGGCGGGATCGATGTAACCGCCGTACCGGAAATCACGGACGACGGTCCCGCCTGGGCGCGGATCGACGCCCGCCGGGCCGTGGGCATGGTGGCCTCGCACTATGGCATGACGGTGGCCATGGACAAGGCCGCACGCTGTGGGATCGGCATGGCTACGATACGCCGGAGCAACCACTTCGGCGCGGCATCGGCCTATACGGTCATGGCGGTCGAGAACGCGGATCGACCCTTGATCGGCCTCGCCATGAGCAATACCGACGTGGTCATGAACATACCCGGCGGACGCGGTGCGGCCATCGGCAACAATCCCTTCTCCTACGCCGTCCCGGCCCGGTCCCAGCCGCCCATCGTGCTGGACATCGCCATGAGCACGGTGGCGGGGGGCAAGGTGGCCTCGTACCAGGCCCGCGGCGAACCGCTCCCGGAGGGATGGCTCACCGATGCGGAAGGGCTTCCGACGACGGATCCCGGCGTATTTACCGTCACCGGCGCCCTGACGCCTTTCAGTGCGCACAAAGGTTATGGCCTGGCATTGCTGGTGGAGTCCCTGGCCGGGGTGCTTGCCGGCGCGGGGGTCACGACGGACATCCTGTCCTGGTCCAAGGTCTCGGACGACACCTGCGACGAGGGACACACCTT
This genomic window from Gemmatimonadota bacterium contains:
- a CDS encoding Ldh family oxidoreductase; protein product: MAVVGLSRTDARLTADVLIRTDMRGIYTHGTVALRRYVQLMRDGGIDVTAVPEITDDGPAWARIDARRAVGMVASHYGMTVAMDKAARCGIGMATIRRSNHFGAASAYTVMAVENADRPLIGLAMSNTDVVMNIPGGRGAAIGNNPFSYAVPARSQPPIVLDIAMSTVAGGKVASYQARGEPLPEGWLTDAEGLPTTDPGVFTVTGALTPFSAHKGYGLALLVESLAGVLAGAGVTTDILSWSKVSDDTCDEGHTFMAIDVSAMMPLDDYYDRIDELIRRMRDAPKATGVQRTYVPGEMELDSEAVSRREGVPLTRMAAENLAGLADDTGLADRLPFDWP